In Gloeocapsa sp. DLM2.Bin57, one genomic interval encodes:
- a CDS encoding sigma-70 family RNA polymerase sigma factor — protein MKPSVTELISQYLQGDRLAGDKLFDYPEYQQKFKAIVAKYTRSNNLNQEDVAQTARLKVIQALKAGKYNPELGDFYHWALTVTRFAIIDLIRKSHRQTKVISLDQNIAGTDIPLGETVADDFNLLDTLEKVELVTKVRNIIDALDKRYPQRNYQQIFLAKIAGKTQKEIAHDLNITQSAISKRWQELILRITAEMQIIPEVISTPKTKKVNRSQVQW, from the coding sequence ATGAAACCTTCTGTTACTGAATTAATATCTCAATATTTACAAGGCGATCGTCTTGCGGGGGATAAACTATTTGATTATCCTGAATACCAGCAAAAATTTAAAGCGATTGTTGCTAAATATACTCGTAGTAATAATCTTAACCAAGAAGATGTAGCCCAAACAGCTAGACTTAAGGTTATTCAAGCTTTAAAAGCAGGAAAATACAACCCAGAGTTAGGAGATTTTTATCATTGGGCACTTACAGTAACCAGATTTGCTATCATTGATTTAATCAGAAAAAGTCATCGCCAAACCAAAGTAATTAGTCTTGATCAAAATATAGCTGGTACAGATATACCTCTAGGAGAAACAGTAGCTGATGATTTTAACTTATTAGATACTCTCGAAAAAGTAGAATTAGTTACTAAAGTCCGAAATATTATTGATGCTTTAGATAAGCGTTACCCCCAAAGAAATTATCAACAAATATTTTTAGCTAAAATAGCGGGTAAAACTCAAAAAGAAATTGCTCATGATTTAAATATAACTCAAAGTGCAATCTCAAAACGATGGCAAGAATTAATTTTACGGATAACAGCAGAAATGCAGATAATACCAGAGGTTATCTCAACGCCAAAAACTAAAAAAGTTAATCGTTCTCAAGTACAATGGTAA